A stretch of Spirochaeta cellobiosiphila DSM 17781 DNA encodes these proteins:
- the nadD gene encoding nicotinate (nicotinamide) nucleotide adenylyltransferase, translating into MRTVILGGTFNPIHNGHINLAIDAINQLGYERVIFVPSHTPAHKTIKEDISPNKRFEMVEVAIEPYTNFFADRCEILRTGVSYSIDTVDCVYGKYSCTGKAGLIIGDDLVPGFSKWKDAEELSSRVDLVIAHRSTTEQLPLDYPHTYLDNSIWKVSSSEIRDKYRRGEDITSLVPTSVLTFIHNEGLYQIHEDKEAN; encoded by the coding sequence ATGAGAACTGTTATTTTAGGTGGAACTTTTAACCCCATTCATAATGGACATATAAATTTAGCTATTGATGCTATAAATCAGCTAGGGTACGAGAGAGTTATCTTTGTACCCAGCCATACTCCTGCACATAAAACTATTAAAGAAGATATATCTCCCAATAAGCGTTTTGAAATGGTAGAAGTAGCAATTGAGCCTTATACAAACTTTTTTGCAGATAGATGTGAAATCTTGCGGACAGGTGTAAGTTATTCAATTGATACGGTGGATTGCGTTTATGGGAAATATAGTTGTACTGGTAAGGCGGGGTTGATTATCGGGGATGATCTAGTCCCTGGTTTTTCTAAGTGGAAGGATGCTGAAGAATTGAGTAGCCGTGTGGATCTAGTAATTGCACATCGTTCTACTACGGAGCAATTGCCTCTTGATTACCCTCATACCTATTTGGATAATTCTATATGGAAAGTGTCATCCTCAGAAATACGTGATAAGTATAGAAGGGGAGAAGATATTACATCTTTAGTTCCTACTAGTGTTTTAACCTTTATCCATAATGAAGGACTCTATCAGATTCATGAAGACAAAGAAGCAAATTAA
- a CDS encoding ribosomal-processing cysteine protease Prp, which produces MRLSETQRLKALKASGHAGSAPVGEDIVCASATFLIRTTAQLLEAHPKIKMDGEAVREGELEFIITAFQPDLSDWLKGVTDQLLFGLHSLSVEFPDHLSLVVY; this is translated from the coding sequence GTGAGGCTGAGCGAGACTCAACGGTTAAAAGCTTTAAAAGCTTCCGGACACGCTGGCTCAGCACCGGTTGGTGAAGACATAGTATGTGCTTCAGCTACTTTTCTTATCCGGACGACTGCGCAATTGTTAGAAGCCCATCCGAAAATTAAAATGGATGGCGAAGCGGTTAGGGAAGGAGAGCTTGAATTTATTATCACTGCTTTCCAACCTGACCTATCAGATTGGCTTAAAGGTGTAACGGATCAATTATTATTTGGTTTGCATAGTCTCTCTGTAGAATTTCCTGATCACTTGAGTTTAGTGGTCTATTAA
- the rplU gene encoding 50S ribosomal protein L21: MYALVEIKGKQYKAEKGGLIKVDKFDAEPGKELVFDSVLLVGGDDTKVGNPFVAGVTVKAEVADHGKDKKVIVYKYKRRKGYKKKQGHRQQFSILKVLDIVGA; encoded by the coding sequence ATGTACGCTCTAGTTGAAATTAAAGGTAAACAGTACAAAGCTGAGAAAGGCGGCCTGATAAAGGTTGACAAATTTGATGCTGAACCTGGAAAAGAGCTTGTTTTTGATTCTGTTCTTCTAGTCGGTGGAGATGATACTAAAGTAGGTAACCCCTTTGTTGCTGGTGTTACTGTTAAAGCGGAAGTAGCAGACCACGGTAAAGACAAGAAAGTCATCGTCTACAAATACAAAAGACGAAAAGGCTACAAGAAGAAACAAGGTCACAGACAGCAATTTTCCATACTTAAAGTACTGGATATCGTAGGCGCGTAA
- the rpmA gene encoding 50S ribosomal protein L27: MAHKKGGGSTKNGRDSESKRLGVKRFGGQFVKAGEIIIRQRGTRIHAGENVGRGKDDTLFALAEGTVVFKPQRGKKKVHVQPAQN, from the coding sequence ATGGCTCATAAAAAAGGTGGTGGTTCTACTAAGAACGGCCGAGATTCCGAAAGTAAACGACTTGGTGTTAAAAGATTCGGTGGTCAATTTGTAAAAGCTGGTGAAATCATTATCCGTCAAAGGGGTACTAGAATTCACGCTGGTGAAAATGTTGGTCGTGGAAAAGATGACACTTTATTTGCTCTTGCTGAGGGCACTGTTGTTTTTAAACCTCAAAGAGGCAAGAAGAAAGTACATGTTCAGCCTGCCCAGAATTAG
- the obgE gene encoding GTPase ObgE: MQGFVDETVIEVASGNGGSGAVSFRREKYVAKGGPDGGDGGKGGDVVFHVKENLNTLSHLKIKRKHQAENGQPGMGRRMHGRDGNDMVIDVPPGTIIRDYETKEVLADLKEVGSHFVLLSGGRGGQGNWHFRSSKRQVPRFAQPGVDGIEKTIVIELNLIADIGFVGFPNAGKSSLLKNLTNAHPQVAAYAFTTKIPNLGMLYVHGKDVVLADIPGIIEGASSGVGLGFRFLKHIARTRGLAFMLDISDENYLTVFDTLLSELKKYAPELIEKPRIILANKIELEGFKDRLVDLKDKYPEEQIIGMSNYSKEGIEQVKQAFYDLSEA; this comes from the coding sequence CTGCAAGGTTTCGTAGATGAAACTGTGATTGAAGTCGCCTCCGGTAACGGCGGCTCCGGTGCTGTATCCTTTCGTAGAGAGAAATATGTTGCGAAAGGTGGTCCAGATGGCGGAGACGGTGGTAAAGGAGGCGATGTTGTCTTTCACGTTAAAGAAAATCTTAATACATTGTCACATCTTAAAATTAAGAGAAAACATCAAGCTGAAAATGGTCAGCCCGGAATGGGAAGACGTATGCATGGTCGCGATGGGAATGACATGGTCATCGATGTGCCCCCTGGTACTATTATACGCGATTATGAGACAAAGGAAGTATTAGCTGACCTGAAAGAGGTCGGTAGTCATTTTGTTCTGCTATCAGGTGGTCGCGGCGGTCAAGGAAATTGGCATTTCCGAAGTTCGAAGAGACAGGTTCCTCGATTTGCACAACCAGGTGTTGATGGTATAGAAAAGACTATCGTAATTGAGTTGAACTTAATAGCTGATATTGGATTTGTTGGTTTCCCGAATGCAGGGAAGTCAAGCTTGTTGAAAAACTTAACAAATGCTCACCCTCAAGTGGCTGCTTATGCTTTTACAACGAAGATTCCTAATTTAGGTATGCTCTATGTTCATGGAAAGGATGTTGTTTTAGCAGATATTCCCGGTATTATTGAAGGAGCTTCTTCCGGAGTCGGTTTAGGTTTCAGATTTCTGAAGCATATAGCAAGGACAAGGGGTTTGGCTTTTATGTTGGATATAAGTGATGAAAATTATCTGACTGTTTTTGATACACTGTTAAGTGAGTTAAAGAAATATGCCCCTGAACTGATAGAAAAGCCCAGAATTATATTGGCGAATAAGATTGAGCTTGAAGGTTTTAAAGATCGTCTTGTTGATTTAAAGGACAAATATCCTGAAGAACAAATTATAGGCATGTCGAATTATTCCAAGGAAGGTATCGAACAGGTTAAACAAGCCTTTTATGATTTGTCGGAGGCTTAA